In Saccopteryx leptura isolate mSacLep1 chromosome 11, mSacLep1_pri_phased_curated, whole genome shotgun sequence, the following proteins share a genomic window:
- the LOC136382878 gene encoding serine/arginine repetitive matrix protein 3-like: protein MTNHLQLAFRHLRQYTPADPPRSARADTETSQEQQRGAAAAAGVPLRRPRSFSGRTAGPPRAPRRRRRRRREPAPGRGGRGRGARARLGKGWRHGALPGLGRWRGEFALPPGRVREGSGPVASPAARSAPRPPPRGLRARPPLLGAASLPARTGPPRAPGPPRRGAPLLRGARLPSPAPVPWAATQPSGGREGPAEESGRARMQAPPPEPLRYRSGDGDYRRGVAANLSRRHWACARGDHIRENQVPPFRGENEVSGGRRT, encoded by the exons ATGACAAATCATTTACAACTTGCATTTAGACACCTACGGCAATACACTCCGGCCGACCCCCCGCGCTCCGCCCGGGCGGACACTGAAACTAGTCAAGAACAACAAAGAGGAGCGGCGGCCGCGGCAGGAGTCCCTCTCCGA CGACCGCGCTCGTTCTCCGGGCGGACCGCCGGCCCCCCGCGCgctccccgccgccgccgccgccgccgccgggagCCCGCCCCGGGGCGGGGAGGCCGCGGGAGGGGTGCGCGGGCCCggctggggaaggggtggagacatgGCGCGTTACCTGGGCTCGGGCGATGGCGAGGGGAGTTCGCTCTCCCGCCGGGGCGAGTCCGCGAGGGCAGCGGGCCCGTCGCTTCCCCGGCGGCTCGGAGCGCTCCTCGGCCCCCGCCCCGGGGCCTCCGGGCCAGGCCGCCCCTCCTCGGCGCCGCGTCGCTGCCCGCGCGGACCGGGCCGCCTCGAGCTCCCGGGCCGCCCCGCCGCGGGGCGCCTCTCCTGCGGGGCGCCCGGCTCCCCTCACCCGCTCCCGTCCCCTGGGCGGCCACGCAGCCGAGCGGAGGGCGGGAAGGGCCTGCTGAGGAGAGCGGGCGGGCACGAATGCAGGCTCCGCCACCCGAGCCGCTCCGTTACCGCAGCGGCGACGGCGACTACCGCCGAGGTGTTGCTGCCAACTTGTCGAGAAGGCACTGGGCATGCGCGCGCGGAGACCACATCCGG